In the Alteromonas sp. M12 genome, one interval contains:
- a CDS encoding efflux RND transporter permease subunit → MGQNSPNNIIRPWYTQFFSNGHLLALTIIILLVAGISAITSLPRLEDPRIDTRNVLVITPYPGASAERVEALVSDVLEDELRQLFEIKEINSTSRAGISVISIELQAWVDNSNNEQIFSKIRDSIADASQLFPAGAGEPELDEKRGATSFTLLVALGSPEGYQTPMSILSRMSDEVADRLRNVPGTELVRIYGELDEEIVVEVDPHKLSGVGLTVPQVSQLIANADPKLPAGVVRTNSQNIRIQVAQELASLDVIRNIPLSVSANGQFLRVQDVAKVYRGWQDPPNDIALVNGQQKVFVAARMQSTVRVDNWTKSSKEALEDFNSLYQGSVAADIIYEQNQYTESRLLDLTQNLLMGCLVVMVVVFLFMGFRSAWIVGISLPLSAAFTLFSLNFFNEQIHQMSIFGIIIAIGLLIDNAIVITDEIRANLLDRQNSRLDALVKSVQHLFSPLLASTLTTILGFMPIFLLPGNIGDFISSIAISVVMALIGSLIISLTVIASLAARFLPRPDSEMRPQAWYQGGIQFKELTDWYKNTISKAIKRPILWLLLTTALPISGFILAGQLGNVFFPSADRDQFEIQMWLPEGSSLNTTETVAKQMDEHIRSHQGVNQVTWLVGASTPSIYYNQVMKRDNTAHFAQAVVTTDSVSSAAALISELQLSLDEEFPQARVVVKAFGQGPPIAAPIGVEIYGPDLAVIEELGQQVRLVMSQIPGITNSIATITLGEPEFILDVTRNESALAGLSLNDIASQLQASLDGQVGGSILEGTEEIPIRIRLPESQRNNIDSLNAIPLLTNTLTNQQRWVPVSALGEFKFTSTIAGITRKNGERVNIIEGYLMPNATAVDASKLLQVKLAESGFELPKGYRIKLAGDADEQQEALGLLAAYAPVLLVLMITTLILTFRSVKLAALIASVAVLSVGLGMFSLWLSGLPIGFNPLLGSAGLIGVAINGSIVVIASINANPAAKLGDIDAIVKETMSCSRHILSTTFTTVGGFIPLLIFSEGSFWPPLAVVLAGGVGFSVILSLIYTPIVAGRLAIRRGRKFALETAAMAT, encoded by the coding sequence ATGGGACAGAATTCGCCTAACAATATTATTAGACCTTGGTACACCCAGTTTTTTAGTAATGGTCACTTATTAGCACTCACTATCATTATTTTATTAGTGGCTGGAATTTCCGCTATTACCTCGTTGCCACGACTTGAAGATCCTCGTATTGATACACGAAACGTGTTGGTTATTACCCCTTATCCTGGCGCATCTGCCGAGCGGGTAGAAGCCTTAGTGAGTGATGTGCTTGAAGATGAGCTGCGTCAGCTATTCGAAATTAAAGAAATTAATTCCACCTCTAGAGCCGGTATTTCAGTTATCAGTATTGAACTTCAGGCATGGGTAGATAACAGTAATAATGAACAGATATTTTCAAAAATTCGCGACAGTATAGCCGATGCCAGTCAGCTATTTCCCGCTGGAGCGGGGGAACCGGAGCTAGATGAAAAGCGCGGCGCAACATCCTTTACGTTGCTAGTTGCGTTGGGGTCGCCTGAAGGTTATCAAACGCCAATGTCAATCTTGAGTCGTATGAGCGATGAAGTTGCCGACCGACTCAGAAACGTGCCTGGAACCGAGCTTGTTAGGATATACGGTGAGTTAGACGAAGAAATTGTCGTTGAAGTTGACCCTCATAAATTGTCTGGTGTGGGATTAACGGTTCCACAAGTCAGTCAACTCATTGCAAACGCAGATCCGAAGTTGCCTGCTGGGGTTGTGCGAACCAATAGTCAAAATATTCGTATTCAAGTTGCGCAAGAATTGGCAAGCTTAGATGTGATTCGTAATATTCCATTGTCAGTATCAGCGAATGGACAGTTTTTGCGGGTGCAGGATGTCGCCAAAGTATACCGAGGATGGCAAGATCCTCCCAATGATATTGCCTTGGTTAACGGCCAGCAAAAAGTCTTTGTTGCGGCGCGAATGCAATCTACCGTGCGTGTAGATAATTGGACTAAAAGTAGTAAAGAAGCCCTCGAAGATTTTAATTCACTGTATCAAGGTAGCGTTGCTGCGGATATTATTTATGAACAGAATCAATATACTGAATCTAGGCTGTTAGATCTCACTCAAAACCTGTTGATGGGGTGTTTGGTAGTGATGGTTGTGGTGTTTCTGTTCATGGGTTTTCGCTCTGCTTGGATTGTCGGCATCTCTTTACCTCTTAGTGCCGCTTTTACACTTTTTTCGCTAAACTTTTTCAATGAACAAATTCATCAAATGTCGATATTTGGCATTATCATCGCTATTGGTTTATTGATAGATAACGCCATTGTAATTACCGACGAAATTCGGGCAAATTTATTAGATCGGCAGAATTCCCGATTAGATGCATTGGTGAAAAGTGTTCAGCACCTGTTTAGTCCGCTTTTAGCCTCCACATTGACCACAATTTTAGGCTTTATGCCAATCTTTTTGCTACCCGGCAATATTGGTGATTTCATAAGCTCTATTGCGATTAGCGTCGTGATGGCATTAATCGGTTCGTTGATTATCTCACTCACTGTTATTGCGTCATTGGCAGCTCGTTTTTTACCTAGACCAGATTCCGAAATGCGGCCGCAGGCTTGGTATCAAGGCGGGATTCAATTCAAAGAGCTTACTGATTGGTATAAAAATACTATTAGTAAAGCGATTAAACGCCCTATTCTTTGGCTATTGTTAACCACTGCATTACCTATTTCAGGATTTATTTTAGCTGGGCAGTTAGGGAATGTCTTTTTCCCCAGTGCAGATCGAGATCAATTTGAAATCCAAATGTGGCTACCTGAAGGTAGCTCGTTAAACACTACAGAAACTGTCGCTAAACAGATGGATGAGCATATTCGTTCACACCAAGGTGTGAATCAAGTTACTTGGTTAGTAGGCGCATCTACACCTTCAATTTATTACAATCAGGTGATGAAACGAGATAATACAGCTCACTTTGCGCAAGCGGTCGTGACTACTGATTCCGTTTCATCAGCAGCCGCGCTGATTTCTGAATTGCAACTGAGTTTAGATGAGGAGTTTCCTCAGGCAAGGGTTGTGGTCAAAGCGTTTGGCCAAGGACCACCCATTGCCGCGCCTATTGGAGTTGAAATATACGGTCCAGATTTAGCTGTTATCGAAGAATTGGGCCAGCAGGTGCGATTGGTTATGTCACAAATACCGGGGATCACCAATAGTATTGCCACTATCACCCTTGGCGAACCTGAGTTTATCTTAGATGTAACCCGCAATGAGTCGGCTTTAGCCGGATTATCGTTAAATGATATTGCCAGCCAGCTTCAAGCTTCATTGGATGGCCAAGTTGGAGGTTCGATTTTAGAAGGTACCGAAGAAATACCGATTCGAATTAGACTGCCAGAATCGCAACGCAATAATATTGATAGTTTAAATGCTATTCCGTTATTAACTAACACATTAACAAATCAACAACGGTGGGTACCCGTGTCAGCGCTAGGGGAATTCAAGTTCACCTCTACGATTGCTGGAATTACCAGAAAAAATGGCGAAAGAGTTAATATCATCGAAGGGTATTTGATGCCTAATGCCACTGCTGTTGACGCGAGTAAGTTGTTACAAGTCAAACTGGCTGAGTCAGGATTTGAATTACCCAAGGGCTATCGAATCAAATTGGCTGGGGATGCTGATGAGCAGCAAGAAGCTTTAGGACTCTTAGCCGCTTATGCGCCAGTATTGTTGGTGCTGATGATAACCACCCTTATTTTAACCTTTAGAAGTGTCAAACTTGCAGCCTTAATCGCCTCTGTGGCAGTTCTATCCGTGGGGTTAGGAATGTTCAGTTTATGGTTATCAGGTTTACCCATTGGCTTTAACCCGTTGCTCGGCAGTGCTGGACTAATTGGGGTGGCAATAAATGGTTCAATTGTAGTTATAGCCTCTATCAATGCTAATCCTGCAGCGAAACTCGGCGATATTGACGCTATTGTAAAAGAGACCATGAGCTGTAGTCGCCATATCCTTTCCACCACCTTTACAACAGTGGGTGGCTTTATCCCATTATTAATTTTTAGTGAAGGGAGCTTTTGGCCGCCGCTTGCTGTTGTGTTGGCCGGAGGTGTCGGTTTTTCGGTAATACTCTCATTAATTTATACTCCCATAGTAGCCGGTCGTTTAGCTATTCGCAGAGGAAGAAAATTTGCGCTAGAAACTGCCGCTATGGCTACCTAG
- a CDS encoding 7TM diverse intracellular signaling domain-containing protein, whose product MHLLKSLVLGLFLITIGLPAFAQSTLQLINNEETTHLSDKVKVLAETDIQLSIDDVRQRRNEFIWHSSSNPNYGIHTGGLWLRTSLNRVSDIQEWVIDIGFAHMDRADFYLFAGDELIASNKQGKLSSAQFSRFPAFKVNLPLATPVDLYVRIESKSMQVIAPLDIQPYEKYMRMVFWDNLIWGLFYGGLLILALYNLILYLINRELSLLAFVGYILAVITWQFVWGGHSILLFPYEATLWLTSHMDLIFVLVGIASGIFTYMFLEAKRTAFKTAPFIKTNIGVLVTMGFCSLISLFPAAWQNAIVYLVTFFAIASFLVAGIESYSNKFNPARYFIAAWLVLIVSALVSMTSLTGFLPTNMFTTYCLHVGLFIQAGLFSIAMMDKSHNQLEREIQQATNDLRNNMEFIEEQNARLDIARKDAINASTIKSQFLANMSHEIRTPLNAILGFSKELIHTPLPVDKQEHVRIINSAADTLLNIVNDVLDVSKIEAGKLQLHNQPFCPNDVLEEMVSVMARSAHNKKLEFIYELTPLPEQLEGDAQRIKQILTNLLGNALKFTPSGHISLLVTGKLLPNNMYELNFNVEDTGIGISQDDRKKLFNAFSQIEDSTSRTYQGTGLGLVICQQLVHLMGGKITLTSDPGKGSCFRVTISTKILDESEQFARNIGWAEKKVLLLDTDALTTNSASKMLENTGAKVTLAHSIKEFVTTKQDYDSLFVCLPESYLTTHVDILTQLTNVRISNLIILYSGDGISFDESHQVTKPTQLRLPLTLNKLASLTQTPIESHHNQIQQNLLELPKVKILAVDDMEMNLRLLSTWLNPSHLELSLAYSGEEAVNLCNQEDFDIILMDVQMPIMDGLQASRLIRKSQLNLGTPIIAVTAHALKEEQDRLLASGMDDYLPKPLDLEDLIVLIKRWCNTSSSATECSSVDWSMALKIANQDEAAAKDMLSAFVAELPDLITQIEDAWKITDKQTLKQLVHKLHGACLYTGVPMLLDLCDELETAIKLDEFSIVKLRLPSLIQEAKNVITDSEAFA is encoded by the coding sequence ATGCATCTGCTAAAAAGCTTAGTTTTGGGACTATTTCTAATTACCATTGGACTACCAGCCTTTGCGCAGTCAACTTTGCAGTTAATAAACAATGAAGAAACCACCCATCTATCAGATAAAGTTAAAGTACTAGCAGAAACAGATATCCAACTAAGCATAGATGACGTACGTCAGCGCAGAAACGAATTTATATGGCACTCTTCATCTAATCCTAATTACGGCATTCATACTGGCGGTCTATGGTTACGCACCAGCTTAAATCGTGTTAGTGACATACAAGAGTGGGTGATTGATATTGGTTTTGCGCACATGGACCGAGCGGATTTCTATTTATTTGCAGGTGACGAACTCATTGCTTCAAATAAACAGGGGAAATTATCCAGCGCCCAATTTAGTCGCTTTCCTGCTTTTAAAGTCAATCTGCCACTAGCGACTCCAGTCGATCTCTATGTCCGAATCGAATCCAAAAGCATGCAAGTTATTGCCCCATTGGACATTCAACCATACGAAAAATATATGCGAATGGTGTTTTGGGATAACTTGATTTGGGGCCTATTTTATGGCGGTTTATTAATTTTAGCCTTATACAACTTAATCTTATATTTAATCAATAGAGAGCTAAGCTTATTAGCCTTTGTTGGTTATATTCTGGCTGTGATTACTTGGCAGTTTGTTTGGGGTGGGCACTCAATTTTATTGTTTCCTTATGAAGCAACATTGTGGCTAACCAGCCATATGGATTTAATATTCGTGCTGGTCGGGATAGCATCAGGCATCTTCACTTACATGTTTTTAGAGGCCAAACGAACGGCATTCAAAACAGCTCCTTTTATCAAAACCAATATTGGCGTGCTGGTCACCATGGGGTTCTGCTCCTTAATTAGTTTGTTCCCTGCTGCTTGGCAAAATGCCATTGTATATCTGGTAACGTTTTTTGCTATCGCCAGTTTTTTAGTCGCGGGGATAGAAAGTTATTCGAATAAATTTAATCCAGCGCGATACTTCATAGCAGCTTGGTTAGTACTCATTGTAAGCGCACTGGTCAGTATGACCAGCTTAACCGGCTTTTTGCCTACCAATATGTTCACCACTTACTGTCTGCATGTTGGTTTGTTTATCCAAGCTGGGTTATTTTCAATTGCGATGATGGATAAAAGTCATAATCAATTGGAACGCGAGATTCAACAAGCTACTAATGATTTACGCAATAACATGGAGTTCATAGAAGAACAAAATGCCCGTCTAGATATCGCCAGAAAAGATGCGATTAACGCCAGCACCATAAAATCTCAGTTTCTCGCTAATATGAGCCATGAAATTCGCACCCCATTGAATGCGATTCTAGGGTTCAGCAAAGAACTGATTCACACACCGTTACCCGTTGATAAACAAGAGCATGTGCGGATTATTAATTCTGCTGCCGATACCTTGTTGAATATTGTCAACGACGTATTAGATGTATCGAAAATAGAAGCGGGTAAATTGCAATTACATAATCAACCCTTCTGTCCAAATGATGTCTTAGAAGAGATGGTTAGCGTAATGGCCAGATCTGCACATAATAAGAAGTTGGAATTCATTTATGAGTTAACCCCCTTGCCTGAGCAACTCGAGGGAGATGCACAACGAATCAAACAGATTTTAACCAACTTGTTAGGCAATGCATTAAAGTTTACTCCCAGTGGTCATATTAGCCTTCTAGTGACCGGTAAGTTATTACCTAACAACATGTATGAGCTAAATTTTAATGTCGAAGACACCGGCATAGGTATTAGCCAAGACGATCGCAAAAAGCTATTTAACGCATTTTCGCAAATTGAAGACTCCACCAGCCGAACGTATCAAGGCACAGGTTTAGGATTGGTGATCTGTCAACAGTTAGTGCATTTGATGGGCGGCAAAATCACGCTAACCAGTGATCCCGGAAAAGGCAGTTGTTTTCGCGTCACTATTAGTACCAAAATATTGGACGAATCAGAGCAGTTTGCTCGCAACATTGGCTGGGCGGAGAAAAAAGTATTGCTTTTAGATACCGATGCGCTCACTACAAACTCAGCGTCTAAGATGTTAGAAAATACCGGAGCAAAAGTCACGCTAGCCCACAGTATCAAAGAGTTTGTCACTACAAAACAAGATTATGACAGTCTGTTCGTCTGCCTTCCAGAAAGCTACTTAACCACGCATGTAGACATTTTGACTCAATTGACGAATGTTAGAATTTCCAATCTTATAATTCTCTATTCGGGCGACGGTATTTCTTTCGATGAGTCTCATCAGGTAACCAAACCCACACAACTTCGTCTCCCTTTAACCCTGAATAAACTGGCCAGTTTGACGCAAACGCCGATCGAGTCACACCATAATCAGATACAGCAAAACTTACTTGAATTACCAAAAGTCAAAATACTTGCGGTTGATGATATGGAAATGAATTTGCGTTTATTAAGCACTTGGTTAAACCCCTCACACCTAGAATTAAGCCTTGCCTACAGTGGTGAAGAGGCCGTTAATTTATGTAATCAGGAAGATTTCGATATTATTTTAATGGATGTGCAAATGCCAATTATGGATGGATTGCAGGCCTCTCGCTTAATTCGTAAAAGCCAGTTGAATTTAGGCACTCCGATCATAGCGGTTACCGCACATGCACTCAAAGAAGAACAAGACAGATTACTGGCCTCAGGTATGGACGATTACCTGCCTAAGCCCCTTGATTTAGAAGATTTGATTGTATTGATAAAACGCTGGTGTAATACCTCTAGTTCAGCAACTGAATGTTCTTCCGTCGATTGGTCTATGGCACTAAAAATTGCAAACCAAGACGAGGCTGCCGCAAAAGATATGCTAAGTGCATTTGTTGCAGAGTTACCTGACTTAATTACTCAAATAGAAGATGCTTGGAAGATAACCGATAAACAAACCCTAAAGCAGCTTGTTCACAAACTACATGGTGCATGTTTATATACCGGTGTCCCGATGCTGTTGGATTTGTGTGATGAATTAGAAACGGCCATAAAACTAGATGAATTTAGTATTGTGAAATTGCGACTTCCGTCGTTAATCCAAGAGGCAAAGAATGTCATAACCGACAGTGAAGCGTTCGCATAA
- a CDS encoding DUF2982 domain-containing protein, whose protein sequence is MSGNEKTKRDITDIEAPFESELHSIKIKGVAKRNGLTTFLIGLVALFVAIMLLAFLPHSLYLVGVFALSASIVTMLIGWFKVREPVHSIELTKTHILYHHRHGKWSLEWSNIQRIDVPKVSHGLEQINLGMVGIKIKQYEPLLSSISPRLATNLLLEQRPLLLQNNQCVGGGCYSNTLIENDTFKTPEGKIIKGIPAMLANRMTKLRAGLGFDVFISVGELDRSSEDFVVLLRDCLSSVNSTFPD, encoded by the coding sequence ATGTCTGGCAATGAAAAAACTAAACGAGATATTACTGACATCGAGGCACCTTTCGAGAGTGAGCTGCACAGTATTAAAATAAAAGGAGTGGCAAAACGAAATGGTTTAACCACTTTTTTAATTGGTTTAGTCGCCTTGTTTGTGGCGATTATGTTATTGGCTTTTCTGCCGCATTCGCTTTATTTAGTCGGCGTTTTTGCGCTAAGTGCCTCCATCGTCACTATGCTCATCGGTTGGTTTAAAGTTCGTGAGCCAGTGCACAGTATTGAGCTCACTAAAACCCATATTTTGTACCATCATCGACATGGTAAATGGTCATTAGAATGGTCAAACATTCAGCGTATCGATGTACCAAAAGTTAGCCATGGTTTAGAACAAATAAACTTAGGAATGGTGGGGATTAAGATTAAACAATATGAGCCACTTCTGAGCTCCATTTCCCCTCGTTTAGCAACTAATTTACTGCTAGAACAACGGCCTTTGCTACTGCAAAATAACCAGTGCGTTGGAGGCGGTTGTTATAGTAATACATTAATTGAAAACGATACGTTCAAAACTCCCGAAGGTAAAATCATTAAAGGCATACCAGCAATGTTAGCCAATCGAATGACCAAATTGAGAGCTGGCTTAGGTTTTGATGTGTTTATTTCAGTGGGAGAACTGGACCGCAGCAGTGAAGACTTTGTTGTTTTATTAAGAGATTGCCTGTCTAGTGTCAATAGCACTTTTCCTGACTAA
- a CDS encoding PQQ-dependent sugar dehydrogenase produces MKNINRGLTLFCAVLYSTWGYSLPLEKLTLPDGFKIEVYAEDVSNARQMALGKTGIVYVGSRAEGKVHAVVDTDKDGTADKVVVVAENLTMPSGIAYKDGDLYVAAVSEVLKFENIDEVYANSPKGEVVISSLPTETHHGWKYIDFGPDGWLYVPVGAPCNICQTEGDGKFDDPRFASILKFDLASGEMKWVAKGVRNTVGFDWQPDSKELWFSDNGRDWMGDDLPPCEINRVSADDQHFGYPYIHAGDINDPEFGAGKNPDDYTKPELKLGAHVAPLGVHFYQGGQFPAEYNKSLFVAEHGSWNRTEKSGYKVMRANFNGNEIGTYETFIEGFLNPDDTVWGRPVAFLVLPDGSMLISDDFANAIYKVTYQK; encoded by the coding sequence ATGAAAAATATAAACCGCGGATTGACATTATTTTGTGCAGTTTTGTATTCAACGTGGGGATACTCTTTGCCGTTGGAAAAACTTACTCTGCCTGATGGTTTCAAAATTGAAGTGTATGCAGAAGACGTGAGTAATGCTCGCCAAATGGCATTAGGCAAAACTGGCATCGTTTATGTTGGGAGTCGCGCAGAAGGTAAAGTGCATGCTGTAGTGGATACCGATAAAGATGGTACTGCAGATAAAGTTGTCGTGGTTGCAGAAAATTTAACTATGCCTAGCGGTATTGCCTATAAAGATGGCGATTTGTACGTTGCGGCTGTTAGCGAGGTACTCAAGTTCGAAAATATCGATGAAGTCTATGCTAATTCACCAAAAGGGGAAGTGGTAATTAGTAGCTTGCCTACAGAAACCCATCACGGTTGGAAGTATATTGATTTTGGCCCTGATGGTTGGTTGTATGTGCCTGTCGGAGCGCCATGCAATATATGTCAAACGGAAGGGGACGGTAAGTTCGACGACCCTAGATTCGCTAGTATTCTCAAGTTTGATTTAGCCAGCGGTGAAATGAAATGGGTTGCTAAGGGCGTCAGAAACACAGTGGGCTTCGATTGGCAACCTGACAGCAAGGAATTGTGGTTTAGTGACAATGGGCGAGATTGGATGGGCGATGATCTTCCACCATGTGAAATCAACCGAGTAAGCGCAGATGATCAGCACTTTGGTTATCCTTACATTCATGCTGGTGATATCAATGACCCAGAGTTTGGAGCCGGCAAAAACCCAGACGATTACACAAAGCCAGAACTTAAACTCGGCGCTCATGTAGCTCCTTTGGGTGTGCATTTTTATCAAGGTGGGCAATTTCCAGCGGAATACAATAAGTCACTATTTGTCGCTGAACACGGTTCTTGGAATAGAACTGAAAAGTCCGGTTATAAAGTAATGAGAGCCAACTTTAATGGTAATGAAATTGGTACCTATGAGACCTTTATTGAAGGGTTTTTAAACCCAGATGATACGGTTTGGGGTCGTCCTGTTGCTTTCTTGGTTTTGCCAGATGGTAGCATGTTAATATCGGATGATTTCGCTAACGCGATTTATAAGGTAACCTATCAGAAGTAA
- the parC gene encoding DNA topoisomerase IV subunit A codes for MSEDTIINKDGSEQLALSRFTEDAYLNYSMYVIMDRALPHIGDGLKPVQRRIVYAMSELGLSASAKYKKSARTVGDVLGKFHPHGDSACYEAMVLMAQPFSYRYPLVDGQGNWGAPDDPKSFAAMRYTESRLSKFSEVLLSELGQGTVDWQPNFDGTMDEPKVLPARLPHILLNGVTGIAVGMATDIPPHNVREVANACALLLDNSKAELQDIMEHIQGPDYPTEAEIITPREDISKLYETGRGSIKMRAVYHDESGDIVITALPHQASGGKILEQIAHQMQAKKLPMVSDLRDESDHENPTRLVITPRSNRVDVEQLMQHLFATTDLEKNYRVNINMIGLDGRPKVKDLRTILSEWLVFRKDTVVRRLQYRLDKVLARLHILEGLLIAFLNIDEVIRIIRYEEEPKQQLIKTFNLSDKQAEAILELKLRHLAKLEEFKIKSEQEELAKERDELQLLLGSDRRLKTLIKKEILSDAEKYGDDRRSPLVLREEAKALSDKELVPSEAVTVVLSDKGWARCAKGHDVDVEGLSYKAGDVYLASAKGRSNQQAVFLDSSGRTFACDAHTLPSARSQGEPLTGRFSVVGGETFQHVIMASDDQRYLISSDAGYGFVGKFADMVSKNKAGKAYISLPVGAKVIKPQTVSNIETDWCMAISNEGRMLMFPLRDLPSLGKGKGNKIINIPSAKAKTREEYVTVLTVVPDGASVKIIAGKRGMTLSAADLVHYQGERGRRGNKLPRGLQRVDSVEVEFEGTSADLASDEQDTEGNS; via the coding sequence ATGAGTGAAGATACAATTATCAACAAAGATGGTTCAGAGCAGCTCGCACTGAGTCGTTTTACCGAAGATGCATATTTAAATTATTCGATGTACGTGATCATGGATCGTGCTTTGCCTCACATTGGTGATGGTCTCAAGCCGGTGCAACGACGAATTGTTTACGCGATGTCTGAATTGGGGTTGAGTGCCTCAGCTAAATATAAAAAATCAGCCAGAACCGTAGGTGACGTGTTAGGTAAGTTTCATCCCCATGGTGATTCCGCATGTTACGAAGCCATGGTGTTAATGGCTCAGCCTTTTTCTTATCGTTATCCCTTGGTTGATGGGCAAGGAAATTGGGGGGCACCAGATGACCCCAAATCTTTTGCTGCGATGCGTTATACCGAATCGCGTTTATCTAAATTCAGTGAAGTATTGCTCAGTGAGCTTGGTCAAGGCACAGTTGATTGGCAACCGAATTTTGATGGCACTATGGATGAGCCTAAGGTATTGCCCGCTCGTCTTCCTCATATTTTACTGAATGGCGTTACCGGTATCGCTGTGGGCATGGCCACTGACATCCCACCGCATAATGTGCGAGAAGTGGCCAATGCCTGTGCGCTGTTACTTGATAATAGTAAAGCCGAACTGCAAGATATAATGGAACATATTCAAGGTCCTGATTATCCAACCGAAGCGGAAATCATTACGCCTAGAGAAGATATTTCTAAGCTTTATGAAACAGGACGAGGCTCAATAAAAATGCGCGCTGTTTACCATGATGAAAGTGGTGATATCGTAATTACAGCATTGCCTCATCAAGCATCTGGCGGAAAAATTCTCGAACAAATAGCGCATCAAATGCAAGCGAAAAAGTTGCCAATGGTGAGTGATTTAAGGGATGAGTCAGATCACGAAAATCCTACTCGATTGGTGATTACACCCCGTTCTAATCGCGTAGATGTTGAACAGTTAATGCAACACTTGTTTGCCACTACGGATCTTGAAAAGAACTATCGAGTCAATATCAATATGATTGGCTTGGATGGACGCCCAAAAGTTAAAGACCTACGTACCATTTTAAGTGAATGGCTGGTTTTCCGAAAAGACACTGTGGTCAGACGATTACAGTATCGTTTGGATAAAGTGCTCGCTAGGCTACATATTTTAGAAGGTTTGCTGATAGCATTTTTGAATATTGATGAAGTAATTCGCATTATTCGTTATGAAGAAGAGCCAAAACAGCAGCTTATCAAAACCTTCAATCTATCTGACAAACAAGCTGAAGCAATTTTAGAACTTAAGTTGCGCCATTTGGCCAAACTTGAAGAGTTTAAAATTAAATCTGAGCAAGAAGAGCTTGCAAAAGAACGAGATGAACTACAATTATTGTTAGGTTCAGATCGACGTCTAAAAACGTTAATCAAGAAAGAAATTCTATCGGATGCAGAAAAGTATGGTGACGATAGACGTTCCCCACTGGTTTTGCGCGAAGAAGCTAAAGCCTTATCCGACAAAGAATTAGTTCCTTCTGAAGCCGTAACCGTAGTGTTATCCGACAAAGGATGGGCACGTTGTGCAAAAGGCCATGATGTGGACGTCGAAGGATTAAGTTATAAAGCCGGAGACGTATATCTTGCCAGTGCCAAAGGTCGAAGTAATCAACAGGCCGTTTTCCTCGATAGTTCCGGGCGAACCTTTGCTTGTGATGCACATACATTACCTTCTGCGCGAAGTCAGGGAGAGCCGTTAACTGGGCGCTTCAGTGTCGTCGGTGGTGAGACGTTTCAGCATGTAATTATGGCCTCAGATGATCAACGATATCTAATTTCGTCCGATGCCGGTTATGGTTTTGTAGGTAAGTTCGCCGACATGGTTAGCAAGAACAAAGCAGGTAAAGCCTATATCTCGTTACCGGTTGGAGCAAAAGTGATTAAGCCGCAAACGGTTTCTAATATTGAAACTGATTGGTGTATGGCGATATCGAATGAAGGTCGAATGTTAATGTTTCCATTGCGTGATTTACCAAGTCTTGGTAAAGGTAAGGGCAATAAAATAATCAATATTCCGTCCGCAAAAGCAAAAACCAGAGAGGAATATGTCACTGTTCTGACAGTAGTGCCAGACGGTGCTAGTGTGAAAATTATCGCAGGTAAACGTGGTATGACGCTTAGCGCCGCTGACCTCGTTCACTATCAAGGCGAAAGAGGTCGAAGGGGCAACAAACTCCCTCGCGGTTTACAGAGGGTCGATA